In Panicum virgatum strain AP13 chromosome 4N, P.virgatum_v5, whole genome shotgun sequence, a single window of DNA contains:
- the LOC120671495 gene encoding fidgetin-like protein 2 isoform X1 produces the protein MGFRVGKGKVWAVNLFGQATCGSSRQTPSATPAATNRARSAPPPPPPWPRACSSSAAPPGREPWADQAGGVHPPPLPPTAPTTTPSIIGEEETSTGAPLRVHRLPAAADPAIVAYEEFVAEAVERLTVAAEKMGGKVLDATKLVAKAFAVTKDLLVKAKQLQVFSIRDVANNLKRLAEELDP, from the exons ATGGGCTTTCGGGTGGGGAAGGGGAAGGTGTGGGCCGTGAATCTCTTCGGGCAAGCCACGTGCGGATCGAGCCGGCAGACTCCA TCTGCAACGCCCGCCGCCACCAACCGCGCTCGCTCGGcacccccgcctcctcctccgtggCCGCgggcctgctcctcctccgccgcgcc gcctGGGCGTGAGCCGTGGGCAGATCAAGCTGGCGGAGTtcatccgccgccgcttccaCCAACAGCACCCACCACGACGCCGTCCATCATTGGCGAGGAGGAAACCAGCACGGGCGCTCCCCTCCGGGTTCATCGGCTTCCGGCGGCCGCTGATCCAGCCATCGTGGCTTATGAGGAGTTCGTCGCGGAGGCAGTCGAGCGGCTCACGGTCGCCGCCGAGAAGATGGGCGGGAAGGTGCTCGACGCCACCAAGCTTGTCGCCAAGGCCTTCGCCGTCACCAAGGACCTGCTCGTCAAGGCCAAGCAGCTCCAG GTCTTCTCAATCAGAGATGTTGCTAACAACTTGAAGCGGCTTGCAGAGGAGTTGGATCCTTAG
- the LOC120671495 gene encoding fidgetin-like protein 2 isoform X2, which translates to MGFRVGKGKVWAVNLFGQATCGSSRQTPSATPAATNRARSAPPPPPPWPRACSSSAAPPGREPWADQAGGVHPPPLPPTAPTTTPSIIGEEETSTGAPLRVHRLPAAADPAIVAYEEFVAEAVERLTVAAEKMGGKVLDATKLVAKAFAVTKDLLVKAKQLQVIEIDLLS; encoded by the exons ATGGGCTTTCGGGTGGGGAAGGGGAAGGTGTGGGCCGTGAATCTCTTCGGGCAAGCCACGTGCGGATCGAGCCGGCAGACTCCA TCTGCAACGCCCGCCGCCACCAACCGCGCTCGCTCGGcacccccgcctcctcctccgtggCCGCgggcctgctcctcctccgccgcgcc gcctGGGCGTGAGCCGTGGGCAGATCAAGCTGGCGGAGTtcatccgccgccgcttccaCCAACAGCACCCACCACGACGCCGTCCATCATTGGCGAGGAGGAAACCAGCACGGGCGCTCCCCTCCGGGTTCATCGGCTTCCGGCGGCCGCTGATCCAGCCATCGTGGCTTATGAGGAGTTCGTCGCGGAGGCAGTCGAGCGGCTCACGGTCGCCGCCGAGAAGATGGGCGGGAAGGTGCTCGACGCCACCAAGCTTGTCGCCAAGGCCTTCGCCGTCACCAAGGACCTGCTCGTCAAGGCCAAGCAGCTCCAG GTTATTGAAATTGATTTGCTGTCTTAA
- the LOC120671494 gene encoding uncharacterized protein LOC120671494: MYPVAIGVIDSETNENWVWFMERLKEAIGTPVGLTFSTDCGQAVMNGVSEVFPQAEHRECMYHLVQNFKKRYSGEIFYKHLWQSAYSWNPYMFEKHYQAMAAHNPESMKYLQETHKKLWTRSQFSTLSKVDYITNNLAEAFNKWVKEHKSKNLDDLMDTIRQMILIKWNQRKRIVQKFEGKILPHIVQKLRDDSYNLDIEVITSSPDGIAEICAMEREATAYRFVVNLVERTCTCRAWQGSGIPCKHAIAYITSISGAHLEDYVDEYYSVEKFRVAYEGSIPSIPDKSMWPKGAHGFFMHPPLLKSTAGGRRKNRMKSALEGGSTSKKRKKCPICHDFGHHWYKCKNGNPEDIAAMEAVRGPPKKKLKKATTCTHRV, from the exons ATGTACCCAGTAGCTATTGGTGTCATTGACTCAGAAACGAATGAAAATTGGGTATGGTTCATGGAGAGGTTGAAGGAAGCTATAGGCACCCCTGTTGGCCTAACATTCAGCACTGATTGTGGGCAGGCAGTGATGAATGGGGTCAGTGAGGTTTTTCCACAAGCTGAACATAGAGAGTGTATGTACCACCTAGTTCAGAATTTCAAGAAGAGGTACAGTGGTGAGATTTTTTATAAGCATTTGTGGCAATCTGCATATTCTTGGAATCCTTACATGTTTGAGAAACATTATCAAGCAATGGCTGCACACAATCCAGAGTCAATGAAATATCTTCAGGAAACTCACAAGAAACTGTGGACCAGGAGCCAGTTTTCCACCCTGTCAAAGGTGGATTATATTACCAATAACTTGGCTGAGGCCTTCAACAAATGG GTAAAGGAGCACAAGAGCAAGAACCTGGATGATCTGATGGATACAATTAGACAGATGATATTGATTAAATGGAATCAAAGGAAAAGGATTGTCCAAAAATTTGAAGGCAAGATTTTGCCTCATATAGTCCAAAAGTTGAGGGATGACAGCTACAACCTTGACATTGAAGTGATTACAAGCTCACCTGATGGCATTGCTGAAATTTGTGCTATGGAGCGTGAGGCCACTGCATACAGATTTGTAGTCAACTTAGTTGAGAGGACATGCACCTGCAGAGCTTGGCAAGGGTCAGGAATACCATGCAAACATGCCATTGCCTACATCACATCAATTTCTGGGGCTCACTTAGAAGACTATGTCGATGAGTATTACTCAGTTGAGAAATTCAGAGTTGCATATGAAGGTTCTATCCCTAGTATTCCAGACAAGTCCATGTGGCCCAAAGGCGCACATGGCTTCTTCATGCATCCTCCATTGCTCAAGTCAACtgctggaggaaggagaaagaatAGGATGAAGTCAgctttggagggaggtagtaccAGCAAGAAGAGAAAGAAGTGTCCAATATGCCATGACTTTGGGCACCACTGGTACAAATGTAAGAATGGGAACCCAGAAGATATAGCTGCAATGGAGGCTGTGAG GGGTCCACCAAAGAAAAAGCTCAAGAAAGCAACTACTTGTACACACAGAGTCTAG
- the LOC120671495 gene encoding protein phosphatase PP2A regulatory subunit A-like isoform X3 gives MQHIIPQLLEKINNPHYRYCMTILQAISLLAPVMGAEITCQKLLPVIINFSKDMVPNIKFNVAKVLQSLISILDQSVVEKTVRPCLGELSEDSDVDVRYYANQALQVSTLLSKRSPYYAIEYAKVYWMYVWHQAMCKRRGR, from the exons ATGCAGCATATAATTCCTCAG TTGCTGGAAAAGATCAACAACCCGCACTACCGGTATTGCATGACAATTCTGCAAGCTATCTCATTGCTGGCCCCTGTAATGGGTGCAGAAATCACCTGTCAAAAGCTGCTTCCAGTCATCATTAATTTCTCAAAGGACAT GGTTCCTAACATCAAGTTCAATGTTGCAAAAGTACTGCAGTCGCTTATATCGATCCTCGATCAATCC GTTGTGGAGAAGACCGTGAGGCCATGCCTTGGTGAGCTCAGCGAGGATTCTGATGTGGATGTAAGATACTATGCAAACCAGGCACTGCAG GTTTCTACCCTGTTGTCAAAGAGGTCTCCATATTACGCAATCGAATATGCAAAAGTTTACTGGATGTATGTTTGGCACCAAGCT ATGTGCAAAAGAAGGGGAAGATGA
- the LOC120671495 gene encoding protein phosphatase PP2A regulatory subunit A-like isoform X4, with amino-acid sequence MQHIIPQINNPHYRYCMTILQAISLLAPVMGAEITCQKLLPVIINFSKDMVPNIKFNVAKVLQSLISILDQSVVEKTVRPCLGELSEDSDVDVRYYANQALQVSTLLSKRSPYYAIEYAKVYWMYVWHQAMCKRRGR; translated from the exons ATGCAGCATATAATTCCTCAG ATCAACAACCCGCACTACCGGTATTGCATGACAATTCTGCAAGCTATCTCATTGCTGGCCCCTGTAATGGGTGCAGAAATCACCTGTCAAAAGCTGCTTCCAGTCATCATTAATTTCTCAAAGGACAT GGTTCCTAACATCAAGTTCAATGTTGCAAAAGTACTGCAGTCGCTTATATCGATCCTCGATCAATCC GTTGTGGAGAAGACCGTGAGGCCATGCCTTGGTGAGCTCAGCGAGGATTCTGATGTGGATGTAAGATACTATGCAAACCAGGCACTGCAG GTTTCTACCCTGTTGTCAAAGAGGTCTCCATATTACGCAATCGAATATGCAAAAGTTTACTGGATGTATGTTTGGCACCAAGCT ATGTGCAAAAGAAGGGGAAGATGA
- the LOC120670239 gene encoding BURP domain-containing protein 12-like, whose protein sequence is MHKLNMDAMASLVIVLLLVTGAGASKDVDRPAAAAAAAVTSSSRTMAPMEYWRAVLPLTPIPQAIHDLLTHSTAKEDLRKISTSYTSQIQKDPRKTIESYGYQGNEDDLRKATISYRSKGEDNLRSISTSYGSQGEDIRTISTSYESQGDGLIKISTSYGPQGEDDLRTISTSYGSQGEDIRTISTSYGSQGDDLRKISTSYGSQGEDLKKISTSYGSQGEDLRKISTLYGSQGEDIRTISTSYGSQGDDLRKISTSYGSQGEDLRKISTSYGSQGEDLKKINTSYGSQGEDIRTISTSYGSQGDDVRKISTSYGSQGENLRKISTSYGSQGKDLRKISTSYGSQGEDFRTISTTYGSQDEDIRTISTSYGSQGDDLRKISTSYGSQGKDLRTISTSYGSQGKDIRTISTSYESQGDDLRKISTSYESQGEDLRKISTSYDSQKEDPSSMVTACDHKRGVSEKGEASKGDRHAHEHVHNHNNVNRLADVFFFQDVLRPGSVVTPTIPVTTTLPSLLPRREADSLPFSTARLRDILAMFAPASLAMADEIRSTLDSCEHPRPLPGEKAGCATSLESLAKLPAALLGTRNVRAFSGDMPVDPAGTAARRGRYNVTAVRKLSESPVAATCHDLTYPYAVFYCHTTNQVATYQVTLAAEDGRAPAMEALAVCHLDTSQWTPRQPFLVAHNLKPGDVAVCHFLSKLSITWVPAGEQGGAREAW, encoded by the exons ATGCACAAGCTCAACATGGATGCCATGGCGTCACTCGTTATAGTGCTCCTCCTG GTTACTGGAGCAGGAGCAAGCAAAGATGTAGATCGcccggctgctgcggctgcggctgccgtGACGTCGTCGTCTAGAACGATGGCGCCAATGGAGTATTGGCGAGCAGTGCTTCCCCTGACTCCGATACCCCAAGCCATACACGACCTGTTGACCCATTCTACAG CCAAAGAGGACTTAAGGAAGATTTCAACATCATATACCTCCCAAATTCAGAAGGATCCAAGAAAGACCATAGAATCCTATGGATATCAAGGTAATGAAGATGATCTAAGAAAGGCCACCATATCATACAGATCTAAAGGTGAGGACAACCTAAGATCGATAAGCACATCATATGGTTCCCAAGGTGAGGACATAAGAACGATCAGCACATCATATGAGTCCCAAGGTGATGGCTTAATAAAGATCAGCACATCATATGGGCCCCAAGGTGAGGATGACTTAAGAACGATAAGCACATCATATGGGTCGCAAGGTGAGGACATAAGAACGATTAGCACATCATATGGGTCTCAAGGTGATGACTTAAGAAAAATCAGCACATCATATGGGTCCCAAGGTGAGGACTTAAAGAAGATCAGCACATCATATGGGTCCCAAGGTGAGGACTTAAGGAAGATTAGCACATTATATGGGTCCCAAGGTGAGGACATAAGAACGATCAGCACATCATATGGATCCCAAGGTGACGACTTAAGAAAGATCAGCACATCATATGGGTCCCAAGGTGAGGACTTAAGGAAGATCAGCACATCATATGGGTCCCAAGGTGAGGACTTAAAAAAGATCAACACATCATATGGGTCCCAAGGTGAGGACATAAGAACGATCAGCACATCATATGGGTCCCAAGGTGATGATGTAAGAAAGATCAGCACATCATATGGGTCCCAAGGTGAGAACTTAAGGAAGATCAGCACATCTTATGGGTCCCAAGGTAAGGATTTAAGGAAGATTAGCACATCATATGGGTCCCAAGGTGAGGACTTCAGAACAATCAGCACAACATATGGGTCACAAGATGAGGACATAAGAACGATTAGCACATCATATGGATCCCAAGGTGATGATTTAAGGAAGATTAGCACATCATATGGGTCCCAAGGTAAGGACTTAAGAACTATTAGCACATCATATGGGTCCCAAGGTAAGGACATAAGAACGATCAGCACATCATATGAATCTCAAGGTGATGATTTAAGGAAGATCAGCACATCGTATGAGTCCCAAGGTGAGGATTTAAGAAAGATCAGCACATCATATGATTCTCAAAAAGAGGACCCTTCATCAATGGTCACCGCATGTGACCACAAACGGGGTGTAAGTGAGAAAGGTGAAGCAAGCAAAG GGGATAGGCATGCCCATGAGCACGTTCACAACCACAACAACGTCAACAGGCTAGCAGACGTGTTTTTCTTCCAGGACGTCCTACGGCCAGGGTCCGTGGTCACGCCGACCATCCCAGTGACTACCACCCTGCCATCGCTGCTACCGCGCCGTGAGGCCGACTCCCTCCCATTCTCCACGGCGCGATTGCGCGACATCCTTGCCATGTTCGCTCCGGCATCCCTCGCCATGGCAGATGAGATACGGTCGACTCTCGACTCCTGCGAGCACCCACGTCCACTCCCAGGCGAGAAGGCCGGCTGCGCCACCTCCCTCGAGTCCCTCGCCAAGCTCCCTGCTGCCCTCCTCGGCACACGCAACGTTCGCGCTTTCTCCGGCGACATGCCCGTCGACCCGGCGGGCACGGCGGCTCGACGGGGGAGGTACAACGTCACGGCCGTGCGGAAGCTATCCGAGTCGCCGGTCGCCGCGACGTGCCATGACCTGACCTACCCCTATGCGGTGTTCTACTGCCACACGACCAACCAGGTGGCGACGTACCAGGTGACGCTGGCGGCCGAGGACGGCAgggcgccggcgatggaggcGCTGGCAGTGTGCCACCTCGACACATCACAATGGACCCCCAGGCAACCGTTCTTAGTGGCGCATAACCTAAAGCCAGGTGATGTGGCGGTTTGCCATTTTCTTTCTAAGCTCAGCATCACCTGGGTCCCGGCCGGCGAGCAAGGAGGCGCACGTGAAGCCTGGTAG